GCATCTGCTCGGACAGCTGCCGGACGGTGGCCTGGGTCTGGTCGACGGCGGGCAGCCAGTCCTGGTGCAGCGTGGTCACGGCTTGCAGGCCTTCGACTGCGGCCAGCGCCTCAATTTGGGTGGCGCGCTGAAGGAGGTCCTGCAGTTCCAGGCGCAGCTGCGGCGACATGAGGTAGTCCCAGAACCCTTGGAATGTCCGGCCCTGGAGGGAACTGCTGATGCCTTGCTGGTTGGCGAAGATCGTTTCCAGAAGCTCCCCCTGGCTGCCCTCCCACGTGGCGATCTGTTCGCGGACCTGTCGGTCCAGCTTGCGGAAGTTCTGTTCGACTTCGCGGAAGTCCGCGAGGAGGTCCTTGGCCAAGGTGGTCAGCTGCTGGAAGTGGTCCAGCGCCTCCGGGGCGGTCATGACTTTGAGGTTGCCGTCCCTGATCCGCTGCATCTCGGCATCAATCCCGTCCCGCTGGCGCTGGAGCTCCGTCAGCCGGACCTCCGGATCAGTCTCCGATTGCTGTACCAGGGCTTTAAGAACCGCGAAGATACTGGTCAGGCGGGACTGTGTTGCCACGAAGTCCCGGCCCCGCAGGCTCTCCACCCAGCGGACCACATCCTCGGCAGCGGAGGTGAGATCGTAGTGCGGCTCGTCCTGGCCCGGGACATAGTACTTTCGAAGCCACGCCCGCTCCGTCGCTGCCCAGTCATCAAGGTACTCACCGGCGGGGCGCGGAAATTTGTCCTCACCATAGACATCCCGCAGGCCGAACAGGACGTCGTCCAGGTGGTCGATCAGTTCCTGACGGGCGATGTCCCTTTGGTTGGGGGCGGTGAAAGCCTTGATGAAGAAACTGATGGCCAGCGGGGCGTTCTGGGCACGGAGCAGGGACCAGCCTGGGTGGTTCTCACGCAGTTGGTTGATGGCGTAGAAGTCCATGTCGTCCTCGGGGCGGCGAAGTGATAGGCCTAAGCTACACGGAACCGCCGACAATCCACGTGCCAGAGCGGCGGCCGCAGCCGGTCACTGTGGCAATTGGACCTGACGCACGGCGAAGATTCAACATCAGAATTGGTGACACGTTTACTGCAACAGCAGTACCTTTGGTCCATGCAAGGCACAGTCGCCGCCATGCCGCATCTCGACGGCGTGACTCACCGGTGGATCCACGTGCGCGGGATACGGATGCACATCGCGGAGGCCGGAAGCGGGGAGCCGCTTTTCCTGCTCCATGGCTTCCCTCAGAACTGGTGGGAGTGGCACGGCGTCATTCCCCGCCTGGCCGGACACTACCGGGT
The window above is part of the Pseudarthrobacter sp. NS4 genome. Proteins encoded here:
- a CDS encoding DUF3375 domain-containing protein — translated: MDFYAINQLRENHPGWSLLRAQNAPLAISFFIKAFTAPNQRDIARQELIDHLDDVLFGLRDVYGEDKFPRPAGEYLDDWAATERAWLRKYYVPGQDEPHYDLTSAAEDVVRWVESLRGRDFVATQSRLTSIFAVLKALVQQSETDPEVRLTELQRQRDGIDAEMQRIRDGNLKVMTAPEALDHFQQLTTLAKDLLADFREVEQNFRKLDRQVREQIATWEGSQGELLETIFANQQGISSSLQGRTFQGFWDYLMSPQLRLELQDLLQRATQIEALAAVEGLQAVTTLHQDWLPAVDQTQATVRQLSEQMRRLLDDKVFLENKRIMRLIRSIETGALGTRDAPPSGEFMDIAAQSVDVALPFERPLYEPSQKVMVDDRVVTADDTEVDADALFSQFHVDKERLKANVDSVLAESGQATLAEITQAHPLQQGLAEIVAYYQLASESEWASIDDTSPQHLQWQLPDGSIREATVDQIIFVRPA